From Lolium perenne isolate Kyuss_39 chromosome 5, Kyuss_2.0, whole genome shotgun sequence, a single genomic window includes:
- the LOC127304701 gene encoding putative glutaredoxin-C14, whose translation MDRVMKLASERAVVVFTLSSCCMCHTVARLFCDLGVNALVHELDQDPRGKEMERALLKMLGKSPSVPVVFIGGKLVGGTNRLMSLHLSGELVPMLRNAGALWL comes from the coding sequence ATGGACCGTGTGATGAAGCTGGCGTCAGAGCGTGCGGTCGTGGTCTTCACCCTGAGCTCCTGCTGCATGTGCCACACCGTGGCACGACTCTTCTGTGACCTCGGTGTCAATGCGCTTGTGCACGAGCTAGACCAGGACCCTAGGGGAAAGGAGATGGAGAGAGCTCTCCTCAAAATGCTTGGGAAAAGCCCGTCTGTTCCGGTGGTGTTCATCGGCGGGAAGCTTGTCGGCGGGACAAACAGGCTCATGTCTCTGCATCTCAGCGGCGAGCTGGTCCCAATGCTGAGGAATGCAGGCGCCCTCTGGCTATAG
- the LOC127299387 gene encoding E3 ubiquitin-protein ligase MIEL1, producing MGGTHFPADDAAHELPVDAYGDRRDVGKLEHGCEHYRRRCKIVAPCCEEVFPCRHCHNDATALGDRHSICRQDVEKVVCLLCNTEQQVSQVCISCGVNMGEYFCDVCKFYDDDTEKGQYHCYDCGICRVGGKENYFHCAKCGSCYAVALRDNHQCVEDSMRQNCPICYEYLFDSLKGTRVLTCGHTMHMDCFSEMVEHNKYSCPICSKTALDMTLPWGMLDQEIEATIMPPVYRYKVWVLCNDCNKVSEVDFHVIGHKCSHCSSYNTRSTSRPADLSESSSPSTTDSSENNL from the exons aTGGGAGGGACGCACTTCCCCGCCGACGACGCCGCCCACGAGCTCCCCGTCGACGCGTACGGGGACCGCCGCGACGTGGGCAAGCTGGAGCACGG GTGCGAGCATTATCGGCGGAGATGCAAAATCGTGGCGCCGTGCTGCGAGGAGGTCTTCCCCTGCCGCCACTGCCACAACGACGCCACG GCTTTGGGGGATCGGCATAGTATATGTCGCCAGGATGTCGAAAAA GTAGTATGTCTGCTCTGTAATACTGAACAACAG GTGTCACAAGTGTGCATAAGCTGTGGAGTCAATATGGGAGAATACTTCTGTGATGTATGCAAGTTTTATGATGATGAC ACAGAGAAAGGGCAGTACCATTGCTATGATTGTGGCATATGCAG GGTTGGTGGCAAGGAAAACTACTTCCACTGTGCAAAGTGTG GGTCTTGCTACGCTGTTGCATTGCGTGATAACCATCAGTGTGTGGAGGACTCAATGAGACAGAACTGCCCAATCTGTTATGAG TATCTATTCGATTCATTAAAAGGGACAAGAGTTCTTACCTGTGGACACACGATGCACATGGATTGTTTTTCTGAGATGGTGGAACATAATAA ATACAGTTGTCCAATATGCTCGAAGACAGCTCTTGACATGACGCTTCCCTGGGGCATGTTGGATCAAGAG ATTGAAGCAACAATTATGCCTCCTGTATACCGTTACAAG GTTTGGGTTCTTTGCAATGACTGCAATAAAGTCTCAGAGGTGGACTTCCACGTGATTGGCCACAAGTGCAGCCACTGCAGTTCATACAACACTCGATCGACGTCACGGCCTGCAGATTTATCAGAAAGCAGTTCCCCGTCGACAACAGACTCATCTGAAAACAACTTGTAG